From one Bacteroides intestinalis DSM 17393 genomic stretch:
- a CDS encoding ATP-binding protein — MEAVKRIPYGVSDFVAVVEQNQYYVDKTMYLPLLEQQPSNLFLIRPRRFGKSIFLNMLRAYYDSSQKAKFEKRFGNLWIGQNPTPLQGRYQVLFLDFSKAGVGIENLEANFNLYCRRQLDGFMATYEDAYPERTVEEFYASTSAADKLSMIEVEAQRHGYPLYLIIDEYDNFTNVVLNEQGNDIYHAITHASGFYREIFKKFKGMFERIFMMGVSPVTLDDLTSGFNIGWNISTDYQFNMMLGFSESDVREMFQYYKDAGQLKGDVEAMITEMKPWYDNYCFAKESLTRDPKMFNCDMVFYYLRNYMNLDKVPEQMIDPNTRTDYNKMKKLIQLDHLDGDRKGVLRKITEEGEIVTTLATTFPASQITDPELFPSLLFYYGMLTITATRGNYLVLSIPNNNVRKQYYEYLLEEYQRQNKKYINLNDLGLMFYDMSYDGKWREALEFIAHAYKDNSSVRSMIEGERNIQGFFTAYLSVSAYYLVAPEVELNHGFCDMFLMPDLQRYSGVAHSYILELKYLPSKEYETKAPAQWQEAVDQIHRYAEAPRVQQLIQGTRLHCIVMQFSGWELARMEEV; from the coding sequence ATGGAAGCAGTGAAAAGAATACCTTATGGAGTATCAGACTTCGTGGCAGTGGTGGAGCAAAACCAGTACTACGTGGATAAAACGATGTATCTTCCTTTGTTAGAGCAGCAGCCCAGCAATTTATTTCTCATCCGTCCCCGCCGTTTCGGAAAGAGTATTTTCCTGAACATGCTTCGTGCTTATTATGACAGTTCACAGAAAGCGAAATTTGAAAAACGTTTTGGGAACCTTTGGATTGGGCAGAATCCTACACCGCTGCAAGGGCGCTATCAGGTACTTTTCCTTGATTTCTCTAAAGCGGGCGTCGGGATAGAGAATTTGGAAGCTAACTTTAACCTTTATTGTCGTCGTCAGTTGGATGGATTTATGGCGACTTATGAGGATGCTTATCCAGAGCGTACGGTCGAAGAATTCTATGCTTCGACCTCGGCTGCCGATAAACTGAGTATGATTGAAGTGGAAGCCCAGCGTCACGGCTATCCGCTCTATCTCATTATCGATGAGTACGACAATTTCACTAACGTGGTGCTTAATGAGCAGGGCAATGATATATATCATGCCATTACTCATGCCAGTGGTTTTTATCGGGAGATATTCAAGAAGTTCAAGGGCATGTTCGAGCGTATTTTTATGATGGGGGTAAGTCCTGTTACATTGGATGACTTGACCAGTGGCTTCAATATAGGTTGGAATATCAGCACCGATTATCAATTCAATATGATGCTGGGTTTCAGCGAAAGTGATGTCCGTGAGATGTTTCAGTATTATAAGGATGCCGGACAACTAAAGGGAGATGTCGAGGCGATGATAACTGAGATGAAGCCGTGGTATGACAATTATTGTTTTGCAAAAGAGAGCTTGACGCGTGATCCGAAGATGTTCAACTGTGATATGGTGTTTTATTATTTGCGTAACTATATGAATCTGGATAAAGTACCCGAACAGATGATTGACCCTAATACCCGTACCGATTACAACAAGATGAAGAAGCTCATTCAGTTGGATCATCTGGATGGTGACCGTAAAGGGGTACTCCGGAAGATTACTGAAGAGGGGGAAATTGTAACGACCTTGGCTACTACTTTTCCAGCCAGCCAGATTACTGACCCGGAACTTTTTCCCAGTCTGCTGTTCTATTATGGAATGTTGACCATAACCGCTACACGGGGGAATTATCTGGTACTGAGTATTCCTAATAATAATGTGCGTAAACAATATTACGAATATCTGCTGGAGGAATATCAACGTCAAAATAAGAAGTATATCAATCTGAATGATTTAGGATTGATGTTCTATGACATGTCTTATGACGGTAAATGGCGCGAAGCCCTTGAATTCATTGCTCATGCCTACAAGGACAATTCTTCTGTACGCAGTATGATTGAGGGCGAACGAAATATACAAGGCTTCTTTACTGCCTATCTTAGTGTGAGTGCCTATTATCTGGTTGCTCCTGAAGTGGAATTGAACCATGGCTTTTGCGATATGTTTTTGATGCCCGACCTGCAACGCTATAGCGGGGTGGCGCACAGTTATATTCTGGAACTGAAATATCTGCCATCGAAAGAGTATGAAACAAAAGCTCCTGCCCAGTGGCAGGAAGCTGTTGATCAGATACATCGTTATGCTGAGGCCCCGAGGGTACAACAACTCATTCAAGGCACAAGATTGCATTGCATAGTAATGCAATTCAGCGGATGGGAACTGGCAAGGATGGAGGAGGTATAG
- a CDS encoding Rid family hydrolase, whose amino-acid sequence MNNKKQQTNQSENTLTEIFKYEVKEGVSEFHVMIHSTRPEDTYEEQLNAVANAYNDLLAGELKGAMAVFKRYFLSDTANQADLLLAITTESSDCALSVVEQPPLDGTKIALWAYLQTNVQTQVLHNGLFEVKHNAYRHLWGGSVFNRAANSEYQTRLLLNDYVMQLMEQGCKLADNCIRTWFFVQNVDVNYAGVVKARNEVFVTQNLTEKTHYIASTGIGGRHADPKVLVQMDTYAVVGLKPEQIHFLYAPTHLNPTYEYGVSFERGTYVDYGDRRQVFISGTASINNKGEVVYPGDIRRQTERMWENVEALLKEAGCTFDDLGHMIVYLRDIADYAVVKSMYDKRFPDTPKVFVHAPVCRPGWLIEMECMGVKALKNKEYAPF is encoded by the coding sequence ATGAACAACAAAAAACAACAAACCAACCAATCAGAGAATACATTAACCGAGATTTTTAAATATGAAGTAAAAGAAGGCGTTTCAGAGTTTCATGTAATGATTCACTCTACCCGGCCGGAAGATACTTATGAGGAACAGTTAAATGCGGTAGCCAATGCCTACAACGATTTGCTTGCAGGTGAATTGAAAGGTGCCATGGCTGTGTTTAAACGTTATTTCCTGAGTGATACCGCCAATCAGGCTGACCTCCTGCTGGCTATCACTACCGAAAGTTCCGACTGTGCTCTTTCCGTGGTAGAGCAGCCCCCTTTGGATGGGACGAAAATAGCTTTGTGGGCTTATTTACAGACCAATGTGCAGACACAAGTGCTGCACAACGGACTGTTTGAAGTAAAACACAATGCGTACCGCCATCTGTGGGGAGGCAGTGTTTTCAATCGTGCTGCAAATTCTGAATACCAGACCCGTTTGTTACTGAATGACTACGTGATGCAGCTTATGGAACAAGGATGTAAATTGGCGGATAACTGTATCCGTACCTGGTTCTTCGTACAGAATGTAGATGTGAATTATGCCGGTGTGGTAAAGGCACGTAATGAGGTGTTTGTTACTCAGAATCTGACGGAAAAGACACACTATATTGCCAGTACGGGTATCGGCGGACGTCATGCTGATCCTAAAGTATTGGTGCAAATGGATACCTATGCTGTGGTAGGCTTAAAGCCGGAACAGATACATTTTCTTTATGCTCCTACGCATCTGAATCCTACTTATGAGTATGGTGTCAGCTTTGAACGCGGAACGTATGTCGATTACGGTGACCGGCGTCAAGTGTTTATTTCGGGTACGGCAAGTATCAACAATAAAGGGGAAGTGGTATACCCCGGCGACATTCGCAGGCAGACGGAACGGATGTGGGAAAATGTAGAGGCCTTGCTGAAAGAGGCTGGGTGTACATTTGATGATTTGGGCCATATGATTGTTTATCTGCGTGATATTGCAGACTATGCAGTTGTGAAGAGTATGTATGACAAGCGTTTCCCGGATACTCCTAAAGTATTTGTACATGCGCCTGTATGCCGTCCCGGATGGTTGATCGAAATGGAATGTATGGGAGTTAAGGCTTTGAAGAATAAGGAATATGCACCTTTTTAA
- a CDS encoding di-heme oxidoredictase family protein: protein MNGLLKYSFPICFSLLALFACENDGIDVDNIEVPAGFALSAGTATNFLTSSYAYDRSADWITGAYDKRFTRGDKLYDDIRTSSNGIGGGLGPVYAGYSCGSCHRNAGRTQPTLWSEGGSGSSGFSSMLVYISRKNGAFFQDYGRVLHDQAIYGVKPEGKLKVEYTYETFQFPDGETYELCKPNYSIYEWYADSIKPEDLFCTVRIPLRHVGMGQMMALDPTEIEALAAKSNYPEYGISGRCNYISERGVRSLGLSGNKAQHADLTVELGFSSDMGVTNSRYPEEICEGQAQVNQGSMMGLSYAQLDVSTEEMENVDLYMQSLSVPARRNVNNEQVIKGEQNFYKAKCHLCHVTTLHTKPRGSVLLNGTRLPWLGSQTIHPYSDFLLHDMGSEIMGVGLNDNYVSGLARGNEWRTTPLWGIGLQETVNGHTYFLHDGRARNYVEAIMWHGGEGEASKNLFKKMSKEDRDALVAFLKSL, encoded by the coding sequence ATGAATGGTTTATTAAAATACTCATTTCCAATCTGTTTTTCGCTTCTGGCATTGTTTGCTTGCGAAAATGATGGAATTGATGTGGATAATATAGAAGTACCTGCCGGCTTTGCCCTCTCTGCCGGTACTGCTACCAACTTCCTGACTTCTTCTTATGCTTATGACAGGTCTGCTGACTGGATAACAGGGGCATACGATAAACGTTTCACCCGTGGTGACAAATTGTATGATGATATCCGCACCAGTAGTAATGGAATAGGTGGAGGACTGGGACCGGTTTATGCCGGTTATTCTTGTGGTAGCTGTCACCGAAATGCCGGACGTACGCAACCTACTTTGTGGAGCGAAGGTGGTTCCGGTAGCTCCGGCTTTTCGTCTATGTTGGTTTATATTAGTCGTAAGAATGGAGCTTTCTTTCAGGATTATGGACGTGTGCTTCATGATCAGGCTATTTATGGTGTGAAGCCCGAGGGAAAACTGAAAGTGGAATATACCTATGAGACTTTCCAGTTCCCTGATGGTGAGACGTATGAACTCTGCAAACCCAATTATTCTATTTATGAATGGTATGCGGACAGCATCAAACCCGAAGACCTGTTCTGTACGGTGCGTATTCCTCTGCGCCACGTAGGTATGGGACAAATGATGGCGCTCGATCCCACTGAAATTGAAGCTTTGGCTGCTAAAAGCAATTATCCGGAATATGGTATCAGTGGCCGTTGCAACTATATCTCTGAGAGAGGAGTGAGAAGTTTAGGCTTGTCCGGTAATAAAGCACAGCATGCCGACCTGACAGTGGAACTTGGTTTCTCCAGCGATATGGGAGTTACGAACAGCCGCTATCCCGAAGAAATCTGTGAAGGACAGGCACAAGTAAATCAAGGCAGTATGATGGGACTTTCTTATGCCCAGTTGGATGTATCTACGGAAGAAATGGAGAATGTAGATCTCTACATGCAGAGCCTTAGTGTTCCGGCACGTCGCAATGTGAATAATGAACAAGTGATCAAGGGTGAGCAGAATTTTTATAAGGCGAAGTGCCATCTCTGCCATGTAACCACCTTGCACACAAAACCACGTGGCTCTGTACTATTGAACGGAACCCGCCTTCCCTGGCTGGGTAGTCAGACAATTCATCCATATTCGGACTTCCTGCTTCATGACATGGGCTCTGAAATTATGGGCGTAGGACTGAATGATAACTATGTAAGCGGTTTGGCCCGCGGTAACGAATGGCGTACGACTCCGCTTTGGGGTATCGGATTGCAGGAAACTGTGAATGGCCATACTTACTTCCTGCACGATGGACGCGCCCGCAACTATGTTGAGGCTATCATGTGGCACGGTGGTGAAGGTGAAGCATCGAAGAATCTCTTCAAAAAGATGAGTAAAGAAGATCGTGATGCTTTGGTCGCATTCCTGAAATCATTATAA
- a CDS encoding imelysin family protein, with protein sequence MKKFFYLSALSLGMMCSITACSDDDTTTIDAKNLDYTAENASSWGNYMRVVAQLLVNDATALYDDWAVKYNEGGSYADFFKNQDALTSVEQLIDGCVDIANEVGTAKIGDPYDLFIHNNEEKALYAVESWYSWHSREDYRNNIYSIRNAYYGTRTGAISESSLSKAVAAVNANLDTEVKKAIDDAAAAIWAIPSPFRNNINSPEAVSAMEACATLEGVLKGSLKNCIESIDKTVLAEVVKNYVDVVVLPTYSDLKAGNQALFDAVETFRTSPSNANFKACATAWLAARTPWETSEAFLFGPVADKGLDPNMDSWPLDQDGIVQILTSGNYSDLNWDGDYDEEDDKIAGAQALRGYHTLEYLIFKDGEARTIQ encoded by the coding sequence ATGAAAAAGTTTTTTTATTTGTCGGCTCTTTCATTGGGCATGATGTGTTCCATTACGGCTTGTAGTGATGATGACACTACGACTATAGACGCTAAAAATCTTGACTATACGGCAGAGAATGCAAGTAGTTGGGGAAATTACATGCGAGTAGTTGCACAATTGTTGGTGAATGATGCTACTGCTCTTTATGATGACTGGGCGGTTAAATACAATGAAGGTGGAAGCTATGCAGATTTCTTTAAGAATCAAGATGCTTTGACGAGTGTTGAGCAGTTGATTGACGGCTGTGTAGACATTGCCAATGAAGTAGGTACTGCCAAAATTGGTGACCCTTACGATCTTTTCATACATAATAATGAAGAAAAGGCTTTGTATGCTGTAGAGTCATGGTATAGCTGGCATTCTCGTGAAGACTATCGTAACAATATCTATTCTATTCGCAATGCTTATTACGGAACACGTACAGGGGCTATTAGCGAGTCATCCCTCTCAAAAGCAGTAGCTGCAGTAAATGCTAATCTTGATACTGAAGTGAAAAAGGCGATTGATGATGCTGCAGCAGCAATTTGGGCTATCCCGAGTCCTTTCCGCAACAATATCAATAGTCCGGAAGCAGTAAGTGCTATGGAAGCATGTGCCACTTTAGAGGGAGTACTCAAGGGAAGTTTGAAGAATTGTATCGAAAGTATTGATAAAACAGTGTTGGCTGAAGTCGTAAAAAATTATGTGGATGTAGTTGTATTACCTACTTACTCTGATTTGAAAGCGGGAAATCAGGCTCTTTTCGATGCTGTTGAGACATTCCGTACTTCTCCCAGCAATGCTAACTTCAAGGCTTGCGCCACAGCATGGCTTGCTGCTCGTACACCGTGGGAAACCAGTGAGGCATTCCTTTTTGGTCCGGTTGCCGACAAAGGTCTTGACCCCAATATGGATAGCTGGCCACTCGATCAGGATGGTATCGTACAGATCCTGACTTCCGGTAACTATTCAGACTTGAACTGGGATGGTGACTATGATGAAGAAGATGATAAAATTGCCGGTGCACAAGCTTTGCGTGGTTACCACACTTTGGAATATTTGATCTTCAAAGATGGCGAAGCCCGTACCATTCAGTAA
- a CDS encoding LruC domain-containing protein, giving the protein MFEDMFPSLGDYDFNDFVLGYRVQIPFRSGRRGKSVIDEAIQFGIELRAMGGSFPYAPCVRLKDLKAADVDEIEVVQRFNTSVETVVWSVGPDGEVIMDFRNLVAATSKPSGSTFFNTDKEYLVTELPQLNIAIYMNKEVNVNSVDFESFDFYLAKADHGPEIHLGGYKPVYDTYPSDNSGLGWDYYYNKKGLIWGLNVPVPMAHVIEKGNFLDAYKDFAAWAMSGGQDKAYWYNGEKNNELLIKAQ; this is encoded by the coding sequence ATGTTCGAAGATATGTTTCCGAGTTTAGGGGATTACGATTTCAATGATTTTGTTCTTGGTTACAGGGTACAAATTCCATTTCGTTCCGGTAGAAGAGGTAAGAGCGTGATTGATGAGGCCATACAGTTCGGTATTGAGTTGAGAGCTATGGGAGGCTCTTTTCCTTATGCTCCATGCGTAAGATTGAAGGACCTTAAGGCAGCAGACGTTGATGAGATTGAAGTCGTTCAGCGCTTTAATACATCCGTTGAAACTGTAGTTTGGTCCGTCGGTCCTGATGGCGAAGTTATTATGGACTTCCGTAATTTGGTTGCGGCAACTTCAAAGCCTTCCGGTAGCACCTTCTTTAATACGGACAAAGAATATCTTGTTACGGAACTTCCGCAATTGAATATCGCCATTTACATGAACAAGGAGGTAAATGTAAATTCAGTTGATTTTGAAAGCTTCGACTTCTATTTGGCAAAGGCCGATCATGGCCCCGAAATCCATTTAGGAGGATACAAACCGGTATACGATACATATCCCAGTGACAATTCCGGTTTGGGATGGGATTATTATTATAACAAAAAAGGACTGATTTGGGGCTTGAATGTCCCGGTTCCTATGGCTCATGTAATTGAGAAAGGAAATTTCCTCGATGCTTATAAAGACTTTGCGGCTTGGGCAATGAGTGGTGGCCAGGATAAAGCATATTGGTATAACGGAGAGAAGAATAACGAACTCTTAATAAAAGCTCAATAA
- a CDS encoding DNA-binding domain-containing protein — translation MSEEIRYQINGQLADNTVTVDNKEDMILVPVSNGSADEERIIAEMKAEDSGLREETIRHVFDLEKRVIKRLLMSGVSVNTGLYYASVNFHGVIENSAWNPAKNSIVVNFNVGADLREAIKNTVVNIIGAKGSAMYIAGVQDTSTRALDSSATAGRAFTLKGAMLKVTGTDDSVGIILTDSKGTITKITEDLWVLNEPSRLSFIIPSGLDKGTYELKVTTQYGQGHLLKTPRSVIKTIYIGMAPTGGGSGGDGGIEDDPLG, via the coding sequence ATGTCAGAAGAAATCAGGTATCAAATCAACGGTCAACTGGCGGATAACACCGTGACTGTGGACAACAAAGAGGATATGATCCTCGTCCCCGTCTCCAACGGCAGTGCCGACGAGGAACGTATCATTGCCGAAATGAAAGCGGAAGACTCCGGCCTGCGGGAAGAAACCATCCGCCACGTCTTCGACCTGGAGAAGCGCGTGATCAAACGTTTGCTGATGAGTGGCGTCAGTGTGAACACAGGCTTATATTATGCCTCGGTCAATTTTCATGGTGTCATCGAGAACTCTGCTTGGAATCCGGCAAAGAACTCTATCGTGGTAAACTTCAACGTGGGTGCCGACCTTCGCGAAGCCATCAAAAATACGGTGGTGAACATTATCGGTGCAAAGGGCAGTGCCATGTACATTGCAGGCGTTCAGGATACATCCACCCGTGCGCTGGATTCCAGTGCCACAGCCGGACGTGCTTTCACCCTGAAGGGTGCAATGCTGAAAGTGACCGGTACTGACGACTCTGTAGGCATCATCTTGACTGACTCAAAAGGTACGATAACAAAAATCACCGAAGACTTGTGGGTATTGAACGAACCTTCGCGTCTCAGTTTCATCATCCCCAGCGGATTGGATAAAGGTACGTATGAATTGAAGGTGACGACACAATACGGTCAAGGCCATCTGCTGAAAACACCTCGCAGTGTCATAAAAACGATATATATCGGCATGGCACCTACCGGCGGTGGAAGTGGAGGTGACGGAGGGATAGAGGATGATCCGCTCGGTTAA
- a CDS encoding porin, with protein sequence MKKLILMVVMAALSLAAMAQHEEDTENGVVSLAGREGFTIETKKGDFVFKPYLLVQTCANFNWYDDEGLDKAYNQDNVANSGFSIPYAVLGFTGKAFGKVAFNLSINAAASGGALLQQAWFDVQLKKQFAVRVGKFKTPFSHAYLTTLGETLLPQLPVSLTSAVILPYSLNAVTPNIGTGFDLGVEIHGLLADKFGYEVGLFNGTGSSVNTATKTLSDDWHIPSLLYAGRFTYMPKGVMPSTQGNPNRLNEDKIMFGVSASINVESENESTNDTRVGVEFAMLKNKLYLGAEAYYMNVGFTDRQKINETYNYLGGYVQGGYFVAPRLQAALRYDFFNRNGTGDDGFLNMPAVGVNYFFKGCNLKLQAMYQYIARTGHDTQLDRDNDNLGLATHSATVMLQYTF encoded by the coding sequence ATGAAGAAATTAATTTTAATGGTTGTAATGGCTGCCCTTTCGTTGGCTGCTATGGCACAGCATGAAGAAGATACAGAAAACGGTGTAGTGTCACTTGCCGGAAGAGAGGGATTTACGATAGAAACCAAGAAGGGAGACTTTGTATTCAAGCCCTATCTGTTGGTACAGACTTGTGCAAATTTCAATTGGTATGATGATGAAGGCCTGGATAAGGCATACAATCAGGATAATGTAGCTAATTCCGGTTTCTCAATTCCCTATGCTGTATTGGGCTTCACTGGTAAAGCTTTTGGTAAAGTAGCCTTTAATCTTTCTATCAATGCGGCTGCCAGTGGGGGAGCATTGCTTCAACAAGCATGGTTCGATGTACAACTTAAAAAACAGTTTGCCGTGCGTGTCGGTAAATTCAAAACACCTTTCTCACATGCTTATCTGACGACGTTGGGCGAAACATTGTTGCCGCAGTTGCCAGTATCATTGACTTCCGCCGTCATTCTGCCTTATTCCTTGAATGCGGTAACGCCTAACATCGGTACCGGTTTTGACCTCGGTGTTGAAATTCACGGATTGTTAGCTGATAAATTTGGCTATGAAGTAGGTTTATTCAATGGTACCGGTTCTTCTGTAAATACAGCTACAAAAACTCTGAGTGATGATTGGCATATCCCTTCTTTACTGTATGCGGGGCGCTTTACTTATATGCCTAAAGGTGTGATGCCGTCCACTCAAGGTAATCCTAACCGTTTGAATGAAGATAAGATCATGTTCGGTGTATCGGCTTCAATCAATGTGGAAAGTGAGAATGAAAGTACCAATGATACCCGTGTGGGAGTGGAATTTGCCATGTTAAAGAATAAACTGTATCTGGGCGCCGAAGCATACTATATGAATGTGGGCTTCACCGATCGTCAGAAAATAAATGAGACATACAATTACCTGGGTGGTTATGTACAGGGCGGTTACTTTGTCGCTCCCCGTTTGCAGGCTGCCTTGCGTTATGACTTCTTTAACCGTAATGGTACCGGTGATGACGGATTTCTGAATATGCCGGCTGTGGGTGTGAATTATTTCTTTAAGGGTTGTAACCTAAAACTTCAGGCTATGTACCAGTATATTGCCCGTACGGGTCACGATACACAGCTCGACCGAGATAATGATAATTTAGGTCTGGCCACTCATTCTGCAACAGTAATGCTGCAATATACTTTCTAA
- a CDS encoding TetR/AcrR family transcriptional regulator, producing MQYPKDDIQKEILKAAEKVFLENGFPKASMREIAQEAQVGLSNIYNYFKSKDDIFCTVVRPVISAFERMLHEHHGRYGADIMEMYSTEYLRYVIEEYMTLIQKHRKLLVLLFFHAQGSSLENFKENFTERSTSLVKEYFRDMKEKHPQMNINVTDFSIHLHTAWMFTMFEELIMHRVGIEDLEQIVTEYITFEVTGWRELMKI from the coding sequence ATGCAATACCCTAAAGATGACATACAAAAAGAAATTTTGAAAGCTGCCGAAAAGGTATTCCTTGAAAACGGCTTTCCGAAGGCTTCCATGCGCGAAATTGCGCAAGAAGCACAGGTAGGGTTGAGCAATATCTATAACTATTTCAAAAGTAAGGATGATATTTTCTGTACGGTGGTACGGCCTGTAATCAGTGCATTCGAAAGAATGCTGCACGAACATCACGGTCGTTATGGAGCAGATATCATGGAAATGTATTCCACAGAATACCTAAGATATGTGATAGAAGAGTACATGACATTGATACAAAAGCATCGCAAATTGTTGGTACTGCTATTTTTCCATGCACAGGGTTCTTCACTGGAAAACTTCAAAGAGAACTTCACCGAACGCTCCACATCACTCGTGAAAGAGTACTTCAGAGATATGAAAGAGAAACATCCGCAAATGAATATCAATGTAACCGACTTTTCTATCCACCTGCACACGGCATGGATGTTCACCATGTTTGAGGAATTAATCATGCACCGAGTCGGGATAGAAGATTTGGAACAGATAGTCACAGAATACATCACATTCGAAGTAACTGGTTGGAGAGAACTTATGAAAATATAA